In Flavobacterium piscisymbiosum, the sequence CTTTTTCGAGTAAGTTTTTGTCTGATGAAACGAAATTCCAAAAGATAAAATGTTCTTCAGGAAACGGAGTTCCTCCAAAAATGTATACCGTAGAGTTTTCGGCTAATTCAAACTCGCATAAAGTGCTGTCGTTTGTAATAAGAATTTGTTTAGGATCATAAATATGTTCGCCACTTTTGATGCTTCCTTCCAGAATATATAAACCGCTTTCGCCAAATAAATGATTTCCGATATTTATTTTTTTAGCCTGAGTACTTTTAATCTCAATAAAATATAACGGACTATAAACAGGAACAGGGGATTTTTTTCCAAACGCTTCTCCGGCAATCAATTTGTATGAAACACCATCTTCTTCCCAAGCCGGAATATCATCTGCTTCAACATGTGTGAAATTCGGCTCCATTTGCTCTAATTCTTTTGGTAAAGCCACCCAAATTTGCAATCCGTGAAGCATTTTGTCAGAATGTCTTAAATATTCAGGCGTTCTTTCAGAATGTACGATTCCTTTTCCGGCCGTCATCCAGTTTACGGCGCCGGGTTTTATTTCTAGTTCGGTTCCTAAACTATCGCGGTGCATAATGCTTCCTTCGAACAAAAAAGTAAGAGTCGAAAGTCCGATATGGGGATGTGGCGGAACATCCATATTTTCATGATCACTTAAATGTGCAGGTCCCATATGATCGATAAAGACAAATGGTCCAACAGCTCTTTTTTCACGGAAAGGCAATAATCTGCCTACCATAAAGTTGCCAATATTGGCAGCACGTTCTTCGATAATTAAACTGATATTTGACATGGTATTCGTTTTAGTTGAAGCAAAATTACAGTGGTAGTCACCATCTGTAACTTAATTTAGATTAAGAAAATTTGTTTCTGGTATTATTTATAAAAGTAAGAAATAGAATTATAAGGATTTCATTAGATTAAAAATATAACACGAATTTCACGAATTAACACAGATTAAGTGGTGAAATATAATATGAATTATGTGTTTTTTTGTCAGACTGAGCGAAGTCGAAGTCCCATATGCTGAATCACTTTGCTGTACTGCAACTTCGCTCAGTCTGACAATGCGGTTAAAGATTATTCGTTTCTCAGATTGACAAAAAACTAGAAAATCAATTAGTGATAATTAGTGAAATTTGTGTTTAAAATTTTAATCCGTAAGTTCAAATTCCAGTGCTTCACTTTCATTTCCATTAATGATAATAGATAATTGATGCATTCCGGTATGAAAAACACGAGTAGTAATAATTTTGAATGATTGATTTCTATCAACCTTAATTAATTGATTAGGCTGATAGGTTTTCTCACTGATTTTAAAGACTTTTTTTGCCAAATGTCCTTTTGATTTTTTGTAATGAACGGCATATTCTAAACGAACAGTTTTAGCTTCGTTGTTTTTATTATTTAAATGAAATTGAAACTGCAAATAATCTCCAATCTTTACAACAGGAGTTTTAATTTCAAAATCAGAAAGTTTAATATTGGCGCTTTCTAAACCATAATGACTTAGTATTTCAGGATGTCCTTGTTTTAGTAAAGTACGAGCACCATGTTTGATGATTCCGTCTGTTTCTTTACTGTGATTTTTCCATTTATTGGCAATTTCTAATACAATCTGCGGATTATCTTTTGCAATATCATTCAGGTTATTGGCAACGCTTCTGCGAACATATTCTGATGGATCATTTTTCAGGTTTTCCAGAATTGGCAGGATAGAAGTTGGATCTTTTTTTAGGAACGGAATCGCCATTGCCCAGGGTAATCTTGGTCGGCTTCCTTCGCTTGATAATCTGCGTACGTGATGATTTTCATGCAAAGACCATTTTGTCATTTCATCAATCATTTGTTCTTTATACTTTAAAATAAAAGGGCGAACCGCAAACTCGCAACTGATAAATTGAGTGATCGAAACAAAGGCTTTCGCCGAAGTTTTAAAATCGTCTAGGCCATACATTTCGATATAATCAGCAAAGAAAATAAAAGCCAGATTACCATCTGTAAAATTATTTTTCTTCAGGCTTTCGATGATTTTATCAATTAAAACAACAGCTTCAGGAAAATTTTGCGGCATAAATTGATGCAGCACAACCGTGGTGTGTTTCATGCGTTCTTTCCATTCTTTTTGAGCAAAATCGCCTTCGTAAATCGTATCAATAAATTTTTGTTTATCGAAAGCAGGATGTACTTCGGCCACAGCCTGACCAAATTTTTCGTAAAAAGTAACCGAGTAAATATCTTTAATTAAGCCCATGATTTTGTTTGAATGAACCTCAAAGATATTTAATGTTTTTTTGTTTTGAACTATTAAGTTTTTTGTTTTTTGAACCATTAAGATATTAAGTTGATTAAGAACAGTAGCTTAATTTTCGTAATATCTTAATGGTAAAAAAAAGACGTATTTTGTTGTTAAAAAATAAATTCACTTTAGTGTAGTTTTCAAATCCACAAAATATGTCCTACTTTAGCATCTCATAAAATTTAAGAAAAATGATTAGCGAAGTACAATTTCAAACCGAATTACAACTATTAATTAGCAATGCAATTCGCGAAGATGTAGGCACAGGCGATTATAGTTCATTGGCGTGTATTCCGGAAACGGCGCACGGGCAAGCCAAATTATTGGTAAAAGATCAGGGAATTATTGCGGGAGTTGCGCTTGCAAAAATGATATTTGAATATGTAGATCCAAAACTAAAAATCAAGACTTATATAGAAGACGGAACTCATGTAGAATATGGCGATGTGGTTTTTGAGGTTTCAGGAAGTTCTCAGTCTATTCTTAAATCAGAAAGGGTAGTTTTGAATACGATGCAACGTATGTCGGCAATTGCTACAAAAACAGATTATCTTATGCAGCTTCTGGAAGGTACAGGCGCTAAAATATTAGATACGCGTAAAACAACTCCAAATTTCAGAGTTGCAGAAAAGTGGGCTGTAAAAATAGGAGGCGGAGAAAACCACCGTTTTGCATTGTATGATATGGTGATGTTAAAAGACAATCATATTGATTTTGCAGGCGGAATAACTTTGGCGATAAAGAAAACAAAGGAATATTTGAAAGCCAATAACTTAGATCTTAAAATTATTGTTGAAGCCAGAAATCTGGATGAAATTCGTGAAATCCTTTTGAGTGACGGAGTTCACAGAATCCTGATTGACAACTTTAATTATGAAGATACCAAAACGGCTGTTCAGTTAATTGGTTCAAAATGCCAGACAGAATCTTCGGGAAATATCAACGAAAAAACGATTCG encodes:
- a CDS encoding pirin family protein; translated protein: MSNISLIIEERAANIGNFMVGRLLPFREKRAVGPFVFIDHMGPAHLSDHENMDVPPHPHIGLSTLTFLFEGSIMHRDSLGTELEIKPGAVNWMTAGKGIVHSERTPEYLRHSDKMLHGLQIWVALPKELEQMEPNFTHVEADDIPAWEEDGVSYKLIAGEAFGKKSPVPVYSPLYFIEIKSTQAKKINIGNHLFGESGLYILEGSIKSGEHIYDPKQILITNDSTLCEFELAENSTVYIFGGTPFPEEHFIFWNFVSSDKNLLEKAKKDWTEQTFPKVPGETEFVPLPEPRIK
- a CDS encoding DNA alkylation repair protein, with product MGLIKDIYSVTFYEKFGQAVAEVHPAFDKQKFIDTIYEGDFAQKEWKERMKHTTVVLHQFMPQNFPEAVVLIDKIIESLKKNNFTDGNLAFIFFADYIEMYGLDDFKTSAKAFVSITQFISCEFAVRPFILKYKEQMIDEMTKWSLHENHHVRRLSSEGSRPRLPWAMAIPFLKKDPTSILPILENLKNDPSEYVRRSVANNLNDIAKDNPQIVLEIANKWKNHSKETDGIIKHGARTLLKQGHPEILSHYGLESANIKLSDFEIKTPVVKIGDYLQFQFHLNNKNNEAKTVRLEYAVHYKKSKGHLAKKVFKISEKTYQPNQLIKVDRNQSFKIITTRVFHTGMHQLSIIINGNESEALEFELTD
- the nadC gene encoding carboxylating nicotinate-nucleotide diphosphorylase, which encodes MISEVQFQTELQLLISNAIREDVGTGDYSSLACIPETAHGQAKLLVKDQGIIAGVALAKMIFEYVDPKLKIKTYIEDGTHVEYGDVVFEVSGSSQSILKSERVVLNTMQRMSAIATKTDYLMQLLEGTGAKILDTRKTTPNFRVAEKWAVKIGGGENHRFALYDMVMLKDNHIDFAGGITLAIKKTKEYLKANNLDLKIIVEARNLDEIREILLSDGVHRILIDNFNYEDTKTAVQLIGSKCQTESSGNINEKTIREYGLCGVNYISSGALTHSVYNMDLSLKAF